A genome region from Bufo gargarizans isolate SCDJY-AF-19 chromosome 2, ASM1485885v1, whole genome shotgun sequence includes the following:
- the ASCL1 gene encoding achaete-scute homolog 1 has product MDATAKAENGSSQPFLQPACYYAQSLPLSPGDPGQPGAKSLPKQVKRQLSSSPELMRCKRRLNFNGFGYSLPQQQPAAVARRNERERNRVKLVNLGFATLREHVPNGAANKKMSKVETLRSAVEYIRALQQLLDEHDAVSAAFQSGVLSPTISPNYGHDMNSMAGSPVSSYSSDEGSYDPLSPEEQDLLDFTTWF; this is encoded by the coding sequence ATGGACGCCACTGCCAAGGCAGAGAATGGCTCCAGCCAGCCCTTCCTGCAGCCAGCCTGCTACTATGCCCAGAGCTTGCCGCTCAGTCCGGGAGACCCAGGGCAGCCCGGCGCCAAGTCCCTGCCAAAGCAGGTGAAGAGGCAGCTCTCGTCCTCCCCGGAGCTTATGAGGTGCAAGAGAAGGCTCAACTTCAACGGCTTTGGCTACAGTCTGCCCCAACAGCAGCCGGCGGCGGTGGCCCGGAGAAACGAGCGCGAGAGGAACAGAGTCAAGCTGGTCAACCTGGGCTTTGCCACCCTACGGGAGCATGTGCCCAACGGCGCTGCCAACAAGAAGATGAGCAAAGTGGAGACGCTGCGCTCGGCGGTGGAGTACATCAGGGCGCTGCAGCAACTGCTGGATGAACATGACGCTGTCAGCGCTGCCTTCCAGTCCGGGGTGCTGTCACCCACCATCTCACCCAACTATGGGCATGACATGAACTCTATGGCAGGGTCTCCtgtctcctcctactcctccgaTGAAGGTTCATATGATCCCCTGAGTCCGGAGGAACAAGACCTGCTAGACTTCACCACCTGGTTCTGA